Proteins encoded in a region of the Psychromicrobium lacuslunae genome:
- a CDS encoding type IV toxin-antitoxin system AbiEi family antitoxin domain-containing protein, with protein MVTKLERLREVALGQHGFVTTAQALDEDVSHAELSIMVARVRIERAARGVHRIPRSRRRSATRTSSPFCGRACRRPV; from the coding sequence GTGGTCACTAAGTTGGAGCGTCTGCGTGAGGTAGCGCTAGGTCAGCACGGTTTTGTCACAACGGCTCAGGCCTTAGACGAAGATGTCTCACATGCTGAGCTGTCCATAATGGTTGCTCGCGTGAGGATCGAGCGTGCTGCCCGCGGTGTCCATCGAATACCCAGGTCTCGGAGAAGGAGTGCAACCAGAACCAGCTCGCCATTTTGTGGACGAGCGTGCCGGAGGCCTGTCTGA
- the drmB gene encoding DUF1998 domain-containing protein, with product MTDQVTGVLPSATDSLDPLGDVEKGKSKNRAKVGSARPSSLLYTYGPGSIMDLPSFSVMPAGLDDWESIWKRREEIDRIFEPRLLNVVRKYRGNQVRELRPFPWQPKKGPTSTEGSDLGVPARVFPQWLRCTHCHYLGPLSRFDYKNTHPFRPDLAQFTHKCAASGKRGGWPAVPAQHLLTCTNGHLDEFPYTLWVHRGKKCPNTEREPDLKMFDANVGKSVGSSIKCQACDARRGMAEAMGAAGREKIPQVCRGRHPHLGEFFPGCEAKPALIMMGASNLWFPVTQSIIVMPRSDAEQKEVLADRLRVELNVDDLRTFGDQIPVIRALAGARNIDVTELDDEDIATIVAKALVPPTAEEASEDSHAGRDPIELLVPEWLYLQQPISFPEQQDSAGLMVTEMPRGRELNPLINRVVGVNKMKKANAVLGFTRLDEMDRISDLPSRVVPLTRSNRPTWVPATEDRGEGIFLQLDLDAVDEWERRIDDQPISLWTAHKEAHRRNFARRFSETAAEIEPDDRLPDPRYWLLHTFSHILIREMAMRSGYGAASLTERIYAWKATPEREAAAGLLICTTASDSDGTLGGLVALSEPDKLQGIVRAALRRAARCSSDPMCAQRTPSDPEDFLHGAACHTCCFVSETSCEKANRFLDRRFILDLPAQNRFTAPGFFGSIYGH from the coding sequence ATGACCGACCAAGTCACCGGGGTGTTACCGAGCGCAACGGATTCTCTTGACCCACTTGGCGATGTCGAGAAAGGCAAATCGAAGAATCGTGCCAAGGTCGGATCGGCTCGGCCGTCTTCATTGTTGTATACCTACGGCCCTGGTTCGATTATGGACTTGCCGAGCTTTTCAGTGATGCCAGCTGGGCTCGATGATTGGGAGTCGATCTGGAAACGCCGTGAAGAAATCGATCGGATATTCGAACCACGACTGCTGAACGTCGTTCGTAAATATCGCGGTAATCAAGTCAGAGAGTTACGACCTTTCCCTTGGCAGCCGAAGAAAGGCCCGACATCGACGGAAGGATCCGACCTCGGGGTCCCTGCGCGAGTGTTTCCGCAGTGGCTGCGCTGTACCCACTGCCATTACCTTGGCCCATTGTCGCGCTTCGATTACAAGAACACCCATCCGTTTCGACCCGACCTCGCGCAGTTCACCCACAAGTGTGCGGCCAGCGGTAAAAGGGGCGGCTGGCCAGCAGTGCCGGCTCAGCACTTGCTCACCTGCACCAATGGGCACCTTGACGAATTCCCTTACACGCTGTGGGTGCACCGTGGGAAGAAATGCCCAAATACTGAGCGCGAACCGGACTTGAAGATGTTTGATGCCAACGTCGGCAAAAGCGTTGGGTCCAGCATCAAATGCCAAGCCTGTGATGCTCGCCGCGGCATGGCGGAGGCGATGGGAGCAGCCGGACGAGAAAAGATCCCGCAAGTCTGTCGCGGGCGTCATCCGCATCTGGGCGAGTTCTTCCCAGGGTGCGAAGCGAAACCTGCGCTGATCATGATGGGTGCCTCAAACCTTTGGTTTCCGGTAACCCAGAGCATTATCGTCATGCCGAGATCGGATGCGGAGCAGAAGGAAGTGCTTGCCGACCGACTACGTGTCGAACTCAATGTCGATGACCTAAGGACGTTTGGTGATCAGATCCCGGTTATCCGTGCGCTCGCCGGAGCACGCAACATCGACGTCACCGAGCTTGACGACGAGGATATTGCGACGATTGTTGCGAAGGCCCTCGTCCCTCCAACTGCCGAAGAAGCCTCGGAAGATAGCCATGCGGGCCGGGACCCGATCGAGTTGCTGGTCCCTGAGTGGTTATATCTCCAGCAGCCCATTTCATTTCCCGAGCAGCAGGACAGCGCAGGATTGATGGTCACAGAGATGCCACGCGGAAGGGAATTGAATCCCCTGATTAACCGCGTCGTCGGCGTGAATAAGATGAAGAAGGCCAATGCTGTTCTCGGCTTCACTCGCCTCGACGAGATGGACCGCATTAGCGATCTCCCCTCGCGCGTCGTACCTCTTACCCGCAGTAACAGGCCAACCTGGGTGCCGGCCACGGAAGACCGAGGCGAGGGCATTTTTCTGCAACTCGACCTCGACGCCGTCGACGAATGGGAACGCAGAATCGACGATCAGCCCATATCGCTCTGGACAGCGCATAAAGAAGCGCATCGCCGCAACTTTGCGCGCCGCTTCTCCGAGACCGCCGCCGAGATAGAGCCCGATGACCGGCTGCCTGATCCGCGGTATTGGCTGCTTCATACCTTTTCGCACATCCTGATTCGAGAGATGGCGATGCGCTCGGGCTATGGTGCCGCCAGTCTGACCGAACGTATTTACGCCTGGAAGGCTACTCCGGAACGCGAGGCAGCTGCTGGCCTGCTGATCTGCACGACTGCATCGGATAGCGATGGAACGCTCGGCGGTCTCGTTGCGCTCTCCGAGCCGGATAAGCTTCAAGGTATCGTCCGCGCCGCGTTACGCAGAGCCGCAAGATGTTCCTCAGACCCGATGTGCGCACAACGCACGCCGTCGGACCCGGAGGATTTCCTCCACGGTGCGGCGTGCCACACTTGCTGCTTCGTCTCAGAGACTTCGTGTGAGAAGGCTAATCGGTTCCTCGACCGCCGCTTTATCCTCGACCTTCCGGCCCAGAACCGTTTCACTGCGCCCGGGTTCTTCGGAAGCATCTATGGCCACTGA
- the drmA gene encoding DISARM system helicase DrmA, whose amino-acid sequence MSEKMDAAAPAEPGYPLDFPLDGTSFSVRENLADILERELLGPIYGENELLSISPKQLYLVGLIAPVKLTDTKSSTLDQDEAGDLDEVRLDEDGVAEGRGVPAVAADESEADAEEDDGEDRAPKQGLMIPASMGLRFQVSEDLPSFEVTASWGSYETVETGEMKPNGRPERKYRRTPVEETRTIAIASLKPGHTETIVLRDAICLRIDRYDDHEYGRVLVEIALCNDRETPLPIPTSMWMFQTKLLIDSGGDEVFLPVRDVLEQDWAEHDDEVRRLDLQYKDRLEFAIGRTCSADWVVRKGSRRATSVSTSWLPYAETPQTRAGVVEGATLSMKELASASAEELRDGLTPLISGYGAWLERQRGNAAELPAHLRETADDALWEAQRAYQRLVDGLEFVATDATALQCFQFMNRVMRDQRLASQVAEVRKSDSSLSIIQAWKDLEAAELDGEPVASWRPFQLAFILMQLRALTNPTDPLRSADLKAGVELLFFPTGGGKTEAYLGLAAYTFAIRRRQAVVQSQDGALNGGDGVSVLMRYTLRLLTAQQFQRATTLVCAAELARLEDEATWGVEPFRIGLWVGTDVSPKRFEEADEQLKKVNDGASHRLTVLQIQRCPWCGTEISPANVKGDVTSRRVLVHCGDELGRCPFSKGGGVPEGLPVLTVDEEIYRLAPAFVIATVDKFARLAREGEAASLFGYVSKRCGRHGYIHPDYTNCDVQAHPANGGHPAATVVPVDRLRPPDLIIQDELHLITGALGTAVGLFEVALETLCSWETPAGEAIKPLIVASTATVRNAVDQVRQLYGRKVEVFPPQVLDVADTFFSREVEVSQQNPGRRYLGVSAPGVRLSSAEIRLTEILLLAGQLLFDRTGIEADPYMTLVGYFNATRELAGMRRYVDDDVTSRVRSPRPKSGFPRRFGTNFGLNVAELTSRISGADIGRTLDKLGIEFDPDFDVTTAINARGAAAKAKEVVPKRDGDEPFDVVLATSMLQVGVDVQRLGLMLVVGQPKNTAEYIQASSRVGRDRNRPGLVVSLGNWARPRDLAHYEQFRHYHETFYKQVEALSVTPFSPTSLERGIDGLLVSAVRVVQAARTDSLSPEKQAGKIEAEYSAVTALVERLNARILAASPDESRAKEARDNFKNRVDKWCRRVKQAAGLQKILVYERTRDDKRYLPLIVSPENYQAQAGSPVEAPFRIANSMREVQPEINILVSPIEERLYASPRADIEGWALPLGEDEE is encoded by the coding sequence ATGTCAGAGAAGATGGACGCGGCAGCGCCAGCGGAGCCGGGATATCCACTCGATTTCCCACTGGATGGCACCTCTTTCAGTGTGCGCGAGAACCTAGCCGACATTCTGGAGCGTGAACTTCTCGGACCGATCTATGGGGAGAACGAGTTACTATCAATCAGCCCGAAGCAGCTGTATCTCGTCGGCTTGATTGCGCCGGTGAAACTTACTGACACAAAATCATCCACGCTCGATCAGGATGAGGCGGGCGACTTGGATGAGGTTCGCCTCGACGAGGATGGCGTCGCCGAGGGCCGCGGCGTTCCCGCGGTTGCCGCAGACGAGAGCGAAGCTGATGCCGAGGAAGACGATGGTGAGGATCGCGCGCCCAAGCAGGGGCTGATGATCCCAGCGTCGATGGGCCTGCGCTTCCAGGTGTCAGAGGATCTTCCGTCGTTCGAAGTCACGGCGTCGTGGGGCAGCTACGAGACGGTTGAAACAGGCGAAATGAAACCGAATGGCCGGCCGGAACGGAAATATCGGCGCACTCCGGTGGAGGAGACCCGAACCATAGCGATAGCGTCGCTGAAACCGGGGCACACCGAGACAATCGTGCTGCGCGATGCCATTTGTCTGCGGATTGACCGCTACGACGACCACGAATACGGGCGCGTCCTCGTGGAGATCGCACTTTGTAATGACCGCGAGACGCCACTGCCGATCCCGACCAGTATGTGGATGTTTCAGACGAAGCTGCTGATTGACTCGGGTGGCGACGAGGTGTTCCTCCCGGTGCGCGATGTCCTGGAGCAAGACTGGGCTGAGCATGATGACGAGGTTCGCCGGCTCGATCTGCAGTACAAAGATCGGCTGGAATTTGCCATCGGTCGTACCTGCTCTGCTGATTGGGTTGTGCGGAAAGGATCGCGTCGGGCAACCTCGGTATCCACGAGCTGGCTGCCATATGCGGAGACGCCTCAGACCCGGGCTGGCGTCGTGGAGGGCGCGACTTTATCGATGAAGGAGCTCGCATCAGCCTCCGCCGAGGAGCTGCGGGATGGTCTCACGCCACTGATCTCCGGTTATGGTGCGTGGCTCGAACGACAGCGAGGCAATGCAGCGGAGCTCCCCGCACACCTACGTGAGACCGCCGATGATGCGTTGTGGGAGGCACAGCGGGCGTATCAACGGCTGGTCGACGGTCTAGAGTTCGTGGCGACGGATGCGACCGCTCTGCAGTGCTTCCAGTTCATGAACCGCGTGATGCGCGATCAGCGTCTCGCTTCCCAAGTCGCCGAGGTGCGCAAGTCTGACTCATCGTTGTCGATTATCCAGGCGTGGAAGGACCTTGAGGCCGCCGAGCTGGACGGAGAACCGGTCGCATCTTGGCGGCCATTCCAGTTAGCTTTCATCCTTATGCAGCTCCGCGCGCTCACCAACCCGACAGATCCATTGCGAAGCGCGGACCTCAAGGCTGGCGTAGAGCTGCTTTTCTTCCCGACTGGCGGTGGCAAGACTGAGGCATACCTCGGCCTTGCCGCATACACCTTCGCGATTCGTCGGCGTCAGGCTGTCGTGCAATCCCAAGACGGCGCGTTGAACGGTGGCGATGGCGTCTCGGTGCTGATGCGCTATACGCTGCGGCTACTCACCGCGCAGCAGTTCCAGCGCGCCACCACACTCGTGTGCGCCGCTGAACTGGCGCGCCTTGAAGACGAGGCAACGTGGGGTGTGGAACCTTTCCGGATTGGTCTGTGGGTCGGTACCGATGTCAGCCCGAAGCGATTCGAAGAGGCGGATGAACAGCTCAAGAAAGTCAACGATGGAGCTTCGCACCGACTTACCGTGCTTCAGATTCAGCGTTGCCCATGGTGTGGTACCGAGATTAGTCCGGCGAACGTTAAGGGCGACGTCACGAGTCGCCGCGTGTTGGTGCACTGTGGTGACGAATTGGGTCGCTGCCCGTTCTCTAAAGGTGGCGGTGTACCCGAAGGGCTCCCGGTGCTCACTGTCGATGAAGAGATCTATCGGCTCGCCCCGGCATTCGTTATCGCGACCGTTGATAAGTTCGCTCGGCTCGCGCGCGAAGGCGAGGCCGCGTCGCTGTTCGGCTACGTTAGTAAGCGGTGCGGTCGGCACGGCTACATCCATCCCGACTACACGAACTGCGATGTCCAGGCGCATCCTGCGAACGGTGGGCACCCAGCGGCCACCGTGGTGCCGGTTGACCGACTGCGTCCACCGGATCTGATCATTCAAGATGAGCTGCACCTGATCACTGGCGCACTGGGTACCGCCGTCGGACTGTTTGAGGTCGCCCTCGAAACGCTGTGTTCATGGGAAACTCCAGCGGGTGAGGCGATCAAGCCGCTAATTGTCGCCTCCACTGCGACCGTGCGGAACGCCGTGGATCAGGTGCGGCAGCTGTACGGTCGCAAAGTCGAGGTCTTCCCGCCACAGGTGCTCGACGTGGCAGATACCTTCTTCTCCCGCGAGGTCGAGGTTTCTCAACAGAATCCTGGCCGTCGCTACCTCGGGGTGAGCGCGCCCGGTGTGCGTTTGTCTAGCGCCGAGATTCGCCTCACCGAGATCCTGCTGCTAGCGGGGCAACTGCTGTTCGACCGCACCGGTATCGAGGCCGACCCTTATATGACACTTGTCGGCTATTTCAATGCCACCCGTGAATTGGCAGGTATGCGCCGCTACGTAGATGACGACGTAACCAGCCGAGTACGCAGCCCCCGTCCGAAGTCCGGATTTCCGAGAAGGTTCGGCACCAACTTCGGTCTCAACGTTGCTGAACTGACTTCTCGTATTTCAGGTGCTGATATTGGCAGGACCCTCGACAAGCTCGGGATTGAGTTTGACCCTGACTTCGATGTCACCACGGCGATCAATGCCCGGGGGGCTGCTGCCAAGGCTAAGGAGGTAGTGCCGAAGCGTGACGGAGACGAGCCGTTCGACGTGGTGCTCGCGACTTCGATGCTCCAGGTTGGTGTCGATGTGCAGCGACTTGGATTGATGCTTGTGGTGGGACAACCGAAGAACACCGCCGAGTACATCCAGGCATCCTCTCGCGTCGGCCGCGATAGGAACCGACCCGGGCTAGTCGTCTCTCTAGGCAATTGGGCCCGTCCGCGTGACCTTGCCCACTATGAACAGTTCCGGCACTACCATGAGACGTTTTACAAACAAGTCGAGGCTTTGTCTGTCACGCCGTTCTCGCCGACTTCATTGGAACGTGGCATCGACGGATTGCTCGTTAGCGCGGTTCGTGTTGTCCAAGCGGCGAGAACGGACAGTCTTTCGCCCGAGAAGCAGGCAGGGAAGATAGAGGCAGAGTACTCGGCCGTCACCGCGTTGGTGGAGCGGTTGAATGCGCGCATTCTCGCCGCATCACCGGATGAGAGTCGAGCCAAGGAGGCCCGTGACAATTTCAAAAATCGAGTGGATAAGTGGTGTCGCCGCGTCAAACAAGCCGCTGGACTGCAGAAAATATTGGTCTATGAGCGTACCCGGGATGATAAGAGATATTTACCGTTGATCGTCAGCCCAGAAAATTACCAAGCACAAGCCGGTAGCCCGGTAGAGGCTCCGTTCAGGATCGCGAACTCAATGCGGGAGGTACAGCCGGAAATCAACATTCTGGTGTCGCCGATCGAGGAGAGGCTTTATGCGAGCCCGAGGGCGGACATCGAAGGCTGGGCACTACCCCTTGGGGAGGACGAAGAATGA
- the drmC gene encoding DISARM system phospholipase D-like protein DrmC, translating into MATDSDPFVELGSFLNATEAARLALQFEIGAPLSVAIREIASARREQAKLLLIAAGLTPRDCGRAVSVLRAVAGAKSVLRDVTPVWTMPGHEANTGRLTAEFHRIVGEARQSVTAATYNFQNNSQMRRALKAASERPGVVVTVYVDARVAKAASVKAQLPRATVYQSAVLPSGKKVVSHAKFVVVDHELLFITSANFSYPAENLNMEFGLLLRDSALAASIEATMTSKHGSLYELVPTAP; encoded by the coding sequence ATGGCCACTGACTCCGATCCGTTTGTTGAACTCGGCAGCTTCCTAAACGCGACCGAGGCGGCACGCCTTGCCCTGCAGTTCGAGATAGGCGCGCCACTCAGTGTCGCCATACGTGAGATAGCGAGTGCTCGTCGCGAGCAGGCAAAGTTGCTACTAATAGCAGCGGGTCTCACACCTCGGGATTGTGGGCGGGCCGTCAGTGTGCTGCGCGCGGTTGCTGGAGCGAAGTCCGTGCTCCGAGACGTGACTCCCGTATGGACGATGCCCGGCCACGAGGCGAACACGGGTCGACTCACCGCAGAGTTTCATCGGATCGTCGGAGAAGCACGCCAGTCGGTAACCGCAGCGACCTACAATTTCCAGAACAACTCTCAGATGCGGCGTGCCCTGAAGGCGGCCTCTGAGCGACCCGGTGTGGTGGTCACGGTCTATGTCGATGCCAGAGTTGCGAAGGCTGCCAGCGTCAAAGCGCAGCTCCCGCGGGCCACGGTGTACCAATCAGCCGTGCTTCCGAGCGGGAAAAAGGTGGTCAGCCATGCCAAGTTTGTCGTTGTAGACCATGAGCTGCTGTTCATTACCAGTGCTAACTTCAGTTACCCGGCTGAGAATCTCAACATGGAGTTCGGCCTCCTGCTTCGTGACTCGGCTCTCGCCGCCTCAATTGAGGCCACGATGACCAGCAAGCATGGCTCGCTCTACGAGCTAGTCCCCACTGCGCCATAA